aagctttccaatgatgaatcacacatgcaaataggacaattttgaaagttggccaaattgggggtctcagagcagaacttcaagtcacctgagtgttttccgccatatctaagCCATGTTCCAAGAAATGATGTTGGGCGGATTTCTGGGCCACACTTTGTCCCAGAAAAACGCAAAAAGTCAAATATCATCCGATTGGTCAACAGATGGCAAAACATGTAGGTGCTGCAAAATTGTAGGAAATTTAAGGGTGCAAGTTTTCTAATTTGAGAGCACCTCACAATAGTTAAAGGAGAAATCGCAAGATACATGGACAagaaattataaaatatttattgcAATGAATGAACACCTGAACAAGCACGAATGATCAAAGATGTCAAAGCATTTGTACAGTTCAAAAGACTAAGGATGTTGATCAAAATATGATACATAAACTTATTCATCAATATTTATATATCACATAAATAATAGTAAAGGAgtagttatttttaaattaatctgtAATATAGTAAAGATAATAATTTAGGACATTTTGAGAATGAGATCCAAAGAACAAATGGCACCGATTCAATGGAACGACCCAATAAATTGTACATGATATACAGCAGATAAAgtgcaattattatttttttccatccaCAAGCATGCCAATACAATGtaatatattaattagctattcatttccatatttatttttgtatttatatttaatttttgtatcttatttcttatttttgtatttatgcttgtttttattttgcgttttattgattgatttattttaattttaattttggcagctttggttCTCCATAAAAACTGGGGATGTGATCATTTaaattctccaccagagggcactcatgctctttggacgggtgatgttttATTTCTGTAGACTTTTCTTGTCGGAATTTGattatttatatgtattttttggggCGGGCTAAGATAGTCATTTAATAgtttatagtacagtattaAAAATGTACGCCTTTTAGAAAATCTGACATTCAAAGCAGGTACTAACAAGGttattcattacttgagtattcttttcattgaatacttgtacttgagtaaatttcttGGATGATGACTTTTACTTAAATAATGGCATTTTGATGCAACGCAACGCTTACTTGCGTATTTTGGCTACTGTACCCGTCTCTGCATTTAAATAAAagtagaaataaaaatgaatataaatacaaaaataacaaattacataaaaaaattaagaataaatgcaaaaatagatgtggaaataaatacaaaaataaatatattgattgaaataaatgtcaatcaataaataaaagcgctttgccttatatttacttatttcattGTCAGCACCAACATGCAAGTGGAAATGTTATTCAAATGAGGGAGCGGTCCTTCATGTGTTTAACTATTCACTCATTGGTGGATCGACACGCCAGTGCAGCGATCCTCTCGATCGACTATGCCTGGTGaccggggccggatgtatggggggtCCGGGGTGGGCatggcccacccagacgtgagtcgtgcccacccaatcaaaatgtccgtgttctgttatgcataaaaaattgatgggttttgtgattgaataccTGAGTTTTATTGCCTTTATGTTTTATTAGCATCATCTAGTGGACgccttaatttactgcatctcATGCGAACTTTATTTGAAACCAactgcaacaggaagtgacgttgtTCAGTAGCGAATCACACGACGACGGCCGCAGTCCGCGCGGTCTCTGTGACCACTTTGCCTTAAATTTGAGGTTGCATCGCCAGTATGTATTGTTTAAATGCGTTTAAAACTGTAAATATGTGAACTGTGTgtacttcagtgcaaaaaactgAGACAGATTCACTTAGCATGAAACTTGTGATATGCTAATTACCCACGAATTGAAGGGTCGGCAAAATGGCGTCTCGGCGCTCtgctaattgtttatttatattttcataTGCAGTTTGCTACAGATGGGGCAATACATATGCGATTTCATATATTGTGTAtattttgattgtgttgttttatctgTTTTCTTTAGTTTCACCCTTTTGAGTGTTAATAAACCTGCTTAGACAAAGCCACGTCTGCAGAGTCATTGATACGAGAAAGGTGTTCATAGCACagtcgggaatatctattgtagcgtaACATTGGATgtagagaacgcacggagagttggtctcaccttctttttttattgcaggattaacggttactgttggccgcaaccacgccgaacaagcagtcaccaaaacaagctgtttttccaacctcatttgttatccgcgcgcttcctctctctcctccagacacattctcgcagtcggacatccgggtattaatgacatcaccggccacaacaaagcgtcgccatattgaaatgggggcaaaacaggagtcacaagcagttgctctgtcgcgcattgtagtacaaacgcgttgaacttttgtcttatttgcggtctttttttccgtcggaatgactaaaagttgtcgtgttgcgggttgtcacacaaggaaaagttcggagccgcatttgaagttcttcattcttcctcgtgagaagaaaaggacaagcaaatggctgaaagcaatcaatcgaggaacagtaaaagaagactgttccgtggaccattctcgccagtgggaacctaaatccaggcacatttacgtttgcagccgacattttattactggtgagtaaactttaatcgatttttttgccccaattagctgctaggattcaatagactaggcagtggttattattaccgtaaccgacaactcgcagagcgttatttttcttttgccgtgaactgctctgatcggtcaatcggtatattattggcctggtgggaattggttattttgccgtgacgtgtttacggctaaataacgcttggaggtgaATTactggttacggcagaaataatcactctgtgtatactaccagttttctaagttccacacagtacatattccacgcaatttataaaggtcaacttactgggtgactttatgaggtagttgtagatgtttccgaactccactgcaggcaattcctttagatcgtttatccagctattagctgcgactttgtatgggcagatttgcaggccaatacacactCATTTTTCGTctttcggcagtgactcgtgataatagtaagtCATGTTTTGTCTACAGaagtttacctgtgcgtgcccccatctcaaaatggcgacacgttgctatgcgagatgacgtcatcgtgacatcacgccgactgcgagaataagtagatagatgaatgaaaaaaaaaaaaaaaaaaaaagcccggagagggtaaaaaaaaagcctgcattggggtgccccctcaagttttcttagtgcccactctggttgGTAAAactagatccgggcctgggtTACGGGAACCTGGCAATCGGTTGGATGAGGACAAGGTACGTATTAAATTGGTAATTTGGtgtattttttaactttttacttAAGTCCAGTTGAGGTATGTTAAATCTATATCCTTTTCCATAAGCTAATACCTCGCATGGGTCTCAGGAAGGGGAGACAAGGCGGGTCATGGATAAATTTGCAAACAACATTAAACTCACAAGGAATAGTTTAGCGTTTGCCTAAATTAGTGAAGCAAAATTTATACATTCAAGTTTGTGTGgtttgccattgacagtgctaaacgtcccatccattttgactgggtggaGCCAAATGAACGAATTTAACTGTGGACACGAAAGTGAGCCAAGTGCCAGTGGCGGAACAAGTGCGCAAATGGCCTGGGTGCGATTAGTATTATATGGCCCCTTGAGTCGCTCAGCTGAGAGAAGGGTGGGGTTTTATTGGTTCATGACTCGCGGGCCTCTACTTACTATGCTAGCCAGGCCACACGATCAGAAGAGCGCGAAGGCCTGAattattttaacacttaaacactatAATATAGCCAAATTCACCATCTTACTTTTGTTTTTGACCTTCCCCAAACCCAATCACTTCTCCTTTAAACCTGCGAACTGGGCCCCCTGGAGGCCTGGGTGCGCACCCACCACCTGCACCCCCATAAGCTCACCCCCCTGCCAAGTGCAGTTATCCACACACTCGATCACACAAATCTACGGTTTTACAGTGCCAATGTCCGAATGaaagcatgtgattttgtaCGTACTATATGCATGAGCTAAAATGtgcctgtcaggcagaacaacccCACGGGCCGGATTGGACCCTGTGGTGGGATGCTTCTGGCCCGCGGAccgtatacattttttttctttttgaacctgtcctgttcatctgttcgacacggagaatggaagtctgagtgtccactctgtctgaacagttttaatgtttcacattggagtatgacatactcccattttgatcattcaacatacctcgtttattaagacgaagcagcgaacaggaaggggttatgggggaacataaGAAAGGAagaagagagagacagaagaaaaataaacgacaacaagaaatacattgaacgcctacactatgaatatgctggtgctatcgtcagctagatgtatttccagttgacaccatgtgggaggcctgttaaccagggaaagaggggaggGAGAAGTCTAGACAAATCAGCCCTgtaatctagaacccagtaatcgtgtgaatcccttagtGTGAGCCTGTTGGCAACTGACCCCACACTGCCCCATCTCTTACTGaggtccccccacccgagcgcggcaatcacatccagccatgcGCGAATCCCACCAGACATGCGATAGCCGCACAGGTGCcagcccagggccacggcccccacccagccaaccTGGGGGGGAGGGGGCAGGTGAGTCAGCGTGAGTATGTTAACTTTTATCCTCTACTCTTTGTTTTTTACGTTATGCAATACTCtcatttcattttcattgtgtcgtaatctaattgtaacatctaTTTGATACATGTTTGGATGCATTTAcagtatgtctgaattttggggggcttggaatggattagggcatttacatttaCAACTCTTTACGTACAGAATTTATAGTTTACAAAACTATGTCAAGAACAAATTTTTAAGCAGCGGTACcgctgtattattattatttttttaatgcctcaTACACACATATTCATGCAAGTGTAAAAGAAGCTTCTTGAATATCAACCTTATTGTTGAttaaaaagagggaaaaaagggGAACTTGAACTTCCTTTCCCTCCCTGTTTGAGAAATATTAAGAAATACAATAAACTGCTCACTAAACACTTTCTTGAGGTAGCCTAGAATGAACATGAGGACTTCAGCTGGACTGGTTGTGATACTATTCACAGTATCTCATGGTGAGTCTTTAATAATTGATAACATAGTTCAACTTAAGTTAAGCAGTGCCCAGTTAAGTGTGGATTTCTGCCAAAGCAgagatgataaaaaaaaaaaaaaaatcattgaggatTGTCTTGTGTTTGTCTGACTGCATTAGAAAAGATGTTAACACTTTAACATATAGCAACAGATAGCCTTGAATTTaaagcgacaaaaaaaaaaagtttcgatACACTATGAACAGCCATCAAAATGGAAAATATTATTAATCGtagtatcatagacttcataatgatattgacgggtcagattcgaccttcactgggccacgccttcaagtagggttccatcccacaatccgcttcagttattcgcagtcggtcacagcgacacatgcagcaatccaaTGATGGATtttggttgaaaaagtacgaaagctgtatcgCTTAAAAACAGGAAGGATCGTCCCAGGAGTGAATTTttatcaaggattcaaggtaattattatatttttcgcttatttcacaagaattttcaacgtaaaaagctctttgttgtaaggctaccgccacattgtctaacagactagcatcattcttcgacatattatgtaaaataataTTGACTTAAACTGACTGATTTTttgttgctcttttaacaaagaattgagactgttttacgttcatacagtgacgtgcggtcaggggaggcaggtgaggcagagcctcacctgtcatcatgacaaaaaaataattaaagcatcaaatttatattaatatttgtccattgctcttaatgtatgactcatttcaaacattttttatagtcaaaatcgctgaatttgcccatttcctgttcaaataacgaaatgaaatgagaggtgcggcagcaacgagtaaagcctcacatctgattgcgcaatccataacaaactgggttgatacatggaattggagcgtgctggttgccgtacagctgcatgtcgccattataatgtttccagatacgtttattcgacctgattttccacaggctggctaatgtctttaacccttaaagtttcatgtttgttagcgacatatttagttttgctgatgggaaataaaaccgcagtgaaaaggcacaggttgcggcagatagtactctgccgcactgaaagggggcgtacgtgaaactggactttccgtcaaaagcGGACACGATTAACAAcatcggagctaaaaggtttgcttcaaactactggacagaagataactcgcgcttttcaaactgactggtacacccgaaaaaactggctatgtggctgtccttcgaaaaatcgcctttgttgctttccctgccttttcttctcaacttgtgccaatgtctggactaacacgagatattgtgacattaaaaaactaccacgaagcctcagcaaacatgaaagctcgaccactcacatttaaagcctgattgctttaaaaacttttggaagctcaacgatcgatttggctttgacgaacagcggaagctcaacggtagcatccataATTCCAAGGTAAACGAAAAcctaaagagtttgaaagacctcattaatgcaacctgcatcctagctaaacaggagttaacatttcgtggtaacgatgagcgtgtaagctcttctaaacgtggcatatatgtagaacgcttacatggttttgctgagaaagatgaaaggttagctagacatttggacacatcacggtgttttctggcttgtcaaatagaacacagaacgatctaattgaagcaatcctctccactgaggcggagagattttttaaagtaaaggaaaataaggaggacttatacaaaaagggcgtaggtttgcatagggacggtagggacataacactaccaacttttcaggatgctaaaattgtccccaccaacctttaagcaaccttaccttttttgcatgatacaatgttcagttatatagagaatttagatcctttaatagttccatatgttgtaaggatagaattgaccctaccattattaagtgaattattttccattatgtttacgtttgctaataaaaaccagacatttattcaggaagtgttcaaaatgtttctttagtattttttgaaaacaaaggtttgaatcgaacagtgtatcacctgaaccaatgcacgtaaaagttattatcagtagataaggatttattttgcattgatcattttgcctattaattaattaggttcatatacatgagaaatgtggccctttgcccccttcattcaatctgtttggtcttattaatgtcccgtccccagcaaaaagtgtacctacatgcaggttatgctgttatatcgtccctacgaatgttgagatcaaacctatgcccttccaaagtaacggcggtttttgtggtgaaggacaggcgcaagaccacaaacagttttcatttcaattaaaaaaaaaaaaaaaaaaaaaaagagcttagactaagaaaaatacaatagaatatttaaaaactaaattttggacttaaatattctttgtttttcttttcaaactttttgtttagcaatctgtaataaattgattaaagtatcagaattaaaagttttaaaaacaactgaatatttcactaaaggtcagaattgaattctgtggttttgtacaccaccctTTACTcttatttatgttgcatgaattatagaattgcgacggccaacacattgagggtgtagagcaaatgcatgttattttcttacttttacgtatcgataatatgtaccgtgtgtgcgtgttttgtgaagaatgctgatgagatatgaaataaccagtagccaattgaataagctaccctttttggtttatatatttggaaatctgacactaaaggagtcagtgcctcaccaaccatgaacctcaccgcacgtcactgcgttaatatctataaagacttcagggatttaagcatgtattcacaagaattatcaccggaaaagctctgtttacataatgcggccgccacattgactaacagactagcatcatgcttcgacatatttacgtaaaacaaatgctaactgcacgttttttctgcttttcaccaagaatcgagactgttttgcgtccatatctataaagaattcagggatctaagcatttattcacaagaattgtcactggaaaagctctgtttacatgagGCGACCGCCACATTAAATAACAgaatagcatcgtacttcgacatatttacgtaaaacaaatgctaactgcacggtatttttttgcttttaaccaagaatcgagactgttttgcacccatatctataaagaattcagggatttaagcatttattcacaagaattttcaacgaaaaaagctctttgtctgtgattccacttggtcagcttttacggccatgccaacaatgcaggcctccAAGAAATcagccctgtgtcccgtcaatatcattatgaagtctatccgTAGTATAGCAATGAAGCTATTGAGCAGTATGAATTGAgtaatttttgtttcatctcttTCGTTGTGAAGGTTTTTCTGAACATTGTGGGTCATTCTGCCGTTTCCTTTAAAGTTAAGAGGTACATGAGCAGTTTTGACCGGTGTTGTGAATCttacattaaaaaagtaattagttacagttccaaattacttctcccaatagtAATTGAAGTGATTTGCTACtgagcaaagtaactgatgttaattttcatgttctacacattgCTAcattactggactgtctcaggaaattagaatacacaatattctaattttttgagacagtcctgtgtatatatacaggactgtctcaggaaattagaatacacaatattctaatttcctgactgtctcaggaaattagaatattgtgactgactgtctcaggaaattagaatattgtgtattctaatttcctgagacagtccagtatacattctataacatcttttaaatcaaagatgtttatgttaaagcaacacaaggtaacttttcataacatttgtgacagtATGTCGACTGTCGACTTTTATATTTTCAGCaggtctgtattgctttcactttaaggagggtggcaggaaccctcccacacacagaaaaactacaaatgtgctgactgctttacggcatatgtcatttccccctTTCGCCATTCATTATAAACACGGAATTCTGCAAaggtggcagagcaacaaaagaggcaAAATGTTTTCTCTGAGGAGGGAAAAAGAAGgcagctaccaggatatacagaataaactttggcccagctttcacttgctggcgtgaccccccccccccccccccccaaccaaaCTAGTCAGTGGTGGGTGGagttagccacacggttgcgaactgtcatatgctattgtttagccacaactggattcattaccttatccaTTACCTAAATGTTCTTAAATccctctgcaggcgaccgggagattgatttttgattgattgatgattttaccacACTGTACGGGTGTGCACTGgttctcatgggaaacgcagcgctGGTCCACAtcagaaacgcagtcttccttaaggcaaaacactaccacttttgtccaccagcgtcgctaaaatcgaccaaaactgaaaagttaccaagtgttgctttaactgaTTGAATGGATTGGCTTGATGTATTTGTTATCCATTTTAGAAGTACCTATAGATTTGTCAGTTATTAACAAGATCCTGCTTGACCTTGGATGATGGAgtggaaaattatttttttgttgaatgaTAAAGTTAGCCTGTGAATTTGTCCTCAAACTGTCCTTCACAGTAACTATAACTCCTCCCCCACATAGGTACAGGGCAGTCGTGTGATGGCAGAAAGGATGGAGCTGAGTGTTATGGAGAAGTGGACAGAATTATGttaattaaattgattaatggCGGAACCTTCTCTGATATTATTTGGACGAAAATGATCaaatacaacaacataacattACGAAATGATATGTTGACATTTAGAGATAAAATGGTACAACAGAGAACATTCAAACAAGAATTTAATCCAGAAACCGGAATTATGCTGATCAAAAACCTGGAGTTTTATGACAGTGGTAACTATACTCTTTCATACATTACCCTGAATGGAACTAGAGGTTTTCGGACTCTGCTGTTGAATGTTGAGGGTGAGTACAGTAACTACTAGACATCGCACAGAAAATCCCTGTAACATAACTAGATGCAACCAAAATCCAATGGATTTTAATTGTAATTGTAAAATTTACCTCAGCTCCTATTAAGTACGTACATCTGGCCACGGCGTGCTTGTCCAAGGGCGAGCAGCTGGTATCCTGCATTTCCGATGTAGGGGACCTTCAGTACAGTTGGGCTCTGAACCATCGAAAACTGGAGGACACGGCGCTTCTCTCTGGACATGTTCATTCAAAGAGTATCATCCTGAAACAGCATGTCTCAGGATGGCTGGTGTGCAATGTCAGGAATCACATCAGTTATGACAGAAGAGGAGTTGACATAAATACTTGTGGTAAGCAGAATACAGAATCCAAATTTAATGTTCGACCAAAATACAAAGGTAGTTATCAAAAGCAAAACAACACATGAAGAAAGAATTTATACACATTATTTACATTGATACCTATAAAATGTCTCAAAATGAGAGGATTACTTCCAGTTCTGCCTTTGTCAGTTGTTAATTTAAGTAGTTCCCCCGCATCTTTTATTTATAATGAATGTtgattttattcataatgttGATACATAAACCTTTCTTCACACttctaaaacagttttaaaagtgAAGCTGTTACATGAAGGTACTAAACGGAAATTTTGTGCTAATCTGAAATGCAGTACTTTTGTACGCCATGCGTATACCACCAGTACCCTGAAGAGTACACAGAGGCCTGACATTTTTACTCAGTCTGCCCCAAAAAGCACTTTTTCTTCCCTTCAATCATTGGGATCGAACAGTCTGGGAGAACATGTGCCTGTGCACACGTCCATGTGCCTCCCTGCAGCAGCAGCACTGCttagaaaaaacacttttgtaacCCATTTAAGACTTGCCACTTTTGCTGTATTGGTCTGTC
This Corythoichthys intestinalis isolate RoL2023-P3 chromosome 11, ASM3026506v1, whole genome shotgun sequence DNA region includes the following protein-coding sequences:
- the LOC130923654 gene encoding uncharacterized protein LOC130923654; this encodes MNMRTSAGLVVILFTVSHGTGQSCDGRKDGAECYGEVDRIMLIKLINGGTFSDIIWTKMIKYNNITLRNDMLTFRDKMVQQRTFKQEFNPETGIMLIKNLEFYDSGNYTLSYITLNGTRGFRTLLLNVEAPIKYVHLATACLSKGEQLVSCISDVGDLQYSWALNHRKLEDTALLSGHVHSKSIILKQHVSGWLVCNVRNHISYDRRGVDINTCGFVLVNCSSNGTHISQWRPVNATICDEPIYTPSSSQIVVLISRNSCGAAIIVLMIGVVILYTLKETENKTHEVKRDQELIYVNAPKGVDATQTRKKMAGEHHFSMN